A part of Spodoptera frugiperda isolate SF20-4 chromosome 25, AGI-APGP_CSIRO_Sfru_2.0, whole genome shotgun sequence genomic DNA contains:
- the LOC118270405 gene encoding prefoldin subunit 1 yields MAKPVDLELKKAFIELQLKMVETSEKIQVIDSQIEVLKRFLQHVDITQREISTFPPATKTYESVGRMFLLTDLDEVKNNLKTRKSQLSTRITELENNTQYLEKNLKESEDNIREMVQQRKEQSDTKSN; encoded by the coding sequence ATGGCTAAACCAGTGGACTTGGAACTGAAAAAAGCATTTATTGAATTGCAACTTAAAATGGTAGAAACCAGTGAAAAAATACAAGTGATAGATTCTCAAATAGAAGTACTCAAACGCTTCTTGCAGCATGTAGATATTACTCAGCGAGAGATCAGTACATTTCCACCTGCGACTAAAACTTATGAATCCGTTGGCAGAATGTTCCTCCTCACCGACTTAGATGAGGTCAAGAACAACTTAAAGACACGAAAGTCTCAATTATCAACTCGTATAACAGAATTAGAGAACAATACACAGTATTTAGAGAAGAATCTGAAAGAGAGTGAAGACAACATCAGAGAAATGGTCCAGCAGAGGAAAGAACAAAGTGACACTAAATCTAACTAA